The Triticum dicoccoides isolate Atlit2015 ecotype Zavitan chromosome 6A, WEW_v2.0, whole genome shotgun sequence genome has a window encoding:
- the LOC119316990 gene encoding rhodanese-like domain-containing protein 11, chloroplastic — protein MAAPPLSLARRVAGASSPAAAAHSSSCPRYFRPRLLPSKRWSGVVKMGAAVGGGQGGEEEETRQAKEMAAARRRWETLIREQKIKTLTPREAGYTFKLTDKVLLDVRPSNERQKAWVKGSTWIPVFDVDTSSDLNGLSKKAFNFMIGGWWSGSSTMSFNKNFVQQTEEKFSKDADIILVCQKGLRSIAAAEQLYNAGFKILFWVQGGLEAAEEEDFEREGSQPFKLAGIGGVSEFFGWTDQQRAQAAKEGWGYRLLFTGRLVGAIVLADALFVGAQSIGPLLQQLQPH, from the exons ATGGCAGCACCACCTCTCAGCCTCGCACGCCGCgtcgccggcgcctcctcccctgcCGCCGCGGCGCATTCCTCCTCCTGTCCCCGTTACTTTCGTCCTCGCCTGCTCCCTTCAAAG CGGTGGAGTGGGGTGGTGAAGATGGGGGCGGCAGTGGGAGGCGGGCAggggggcgaggaggaggagacgaGGCAGGCCAAGGAGATGGCCGCTGCCAGGAGGCGGTGGGAGACGCTG ATCAGGGAGCAGAAGATCAAGACCCTTACACCAAGGGAAGCTGGCTATACATTCAAACTCACGGACAAGGTCCTTCTGGATGTTAGGCCTTCAAATGAGCGTCAAAAG GCCTGGGTGAAAGGTTCTACCTGGATTCCAGTATTCGATGTGGATACATCGTCTGATTTGAATGGCCTCAGCAAGAAAGCATTCAACTTTATGATTG GTGGCTGGTGGAGTGGCAGCTCAACAATGTCATTCAATAA GAACTTTGTACAGCAGACCGAGGAGAAGTTCTCAAAAGATGCAGATATCATCCTAGTATGCCAGAAGGGACTGAG ATCAATTGCTGCCGCAGAGCAACTTTACAATGCTGGCTTCAAAATTTTATTCTGGGTACAAGGAGGATTGGAAGCTGCTGAAGAGGAG GACTTTGAGCGGGAAGGTTCCCAGCCTTTCAAGCTTGCTGGTATCGGTGGGGTTTCTGAATTTTTTGG CTGGACGGATCAGCAACGTGCACAGGCTGCAAAGGAAGGATGGGGATATCGGCTGCTCTTCACGGGCCGATTG GTTGGAGCAATTGTGCTAGCAGATGCTCTGTTTGTGGGTGCCCAAAGTATTGGCCCTCTGCTTCAACAATTACAGCCTCATTAA